AAATCGGGCGTTGGAGCCCGTGCCTGTGCCCAGGTCCGCTACCAACAGCGGAGGCGCGTGCTGACCACTCGCCGTATCCCGGGTGTTGTATTCGTGCTCCGCCCAGCTGCGTACTTCCGCCATTAATGAGCGGTTACGGGCCAAATGGTCAGCCGGCTCCCGCAGGGCTAGCCAGTCGCTGTCAAAGGTGGTCAGATCGCCGCCTGGCAGAAAACTTGCGAGAGCGTCCCGGAATTCCCTCGCAGCGAGGCTCCAGCGGCGCAGATTTTGTGCTTCCGTATTTGCCGCCTGTGCCGCCCGGGACAGTTCCTGTGGATCACTCAACCATTCTTCGAGGCAGGTTCTGAGCCGGGCTGTATTGCCGGCCGGGTACTGTCGTATTCCGGGACGATTGCCGGTACTCGCCAGTGCCCCGCCGTCGGTGGTGATAATGGGCAGGCCGGCTGCCTGGGCTTCATCGATGACCATACCGTAGCCTTCGTAAACCGACGGCAACACGAACAGGTCCGCGGCCTTGTAGGCCCGGGCCAGGCCCTCATTATCCAGCTCTCCGGCCAGAATGATGCGCTTCTGAAGACCGTGGGTATTTATGAGATCCCGGATTGTCTGGCCGTAGGTTTTGTCCCGGTCCGTCGAGCCGGCCAGTGTGCACTGCCATGGCAAATGCTGCAGGCCGCTGAGGGCTTCGACAAGACGATGCTGTGCCTTGCGGGGTGAGAGGTGTGCGACACACAGCAGGTTGATGACGGAACCAGCCTCCTTTGGCGGCTTGCTGGCAAGGGCTGAACTGGTGACGGTATCGGATCCCGGCTCTACTACGCGGATACGCTGTGCAGGCACGTTATAGTCAAGCAGCCGTTCAGCCGTATGCCGGCTGGTGGTGACTACCCCGGCCACAGCGGCCAACGCCCTGCGCTCGACCCTGAACAGCCAGTCACGGGTCCGGGCCGGCAAACCGGTTTCATCCGCCAACGGATGGTGCACCAGCGCTACCATGCGCAAGCGCCCGGCGTGGTCGGCAATCACATCCGGCAGTGCGCCCATCGCCAGTCCGTCCAGAACAACCAGAGAGCCGTCGCTCAAGCTGGCCAACAGGCGGTCCATCGATAACTCCGCCTGGCGGTCCGGGACCGGAAAGGTCCCGCTCAGCCCCTTGCGGGACACCTCTACACCGACGTCCCTGAGCTCCTCGGCAAGCCGGCGTACGTACCGATACCCACCCGTGTTCTGGTCCGGGTTGCCCGGGACAACAAAGAGGACCGATTGCGCCTGGTCAGAGCTTGCCATGATAGCTGGCCCAGGCAATGTGAGACTCGCCGAGAGTGACTTTCATACCGCACAGGCCCTTGCCCGTCTCTCCCAGCCTGCCCTGATGCACGGCCGCAGCCATGCGTTCAAACAGTGTCACTGCCATGAACTCGGTGGTGGTATTGCGACCGGCGAACGCCTCGATATCGTCAAGGTTCTTCATGTTGAACTCGCCGACCACTTCCGACAGCACCCGGGACGCCAGCCCGATATCCACGATCAGGTCGTCGCTATCCAGCGACTCCCGCTCAAAGGTCACATCAACCACATACGTCGCTCCGTGCAGGCCCTGTGCCGGCCCAAAAATTTCTCCGTTGAAGCTGTGGGCGATCATCATGTGATCCCTGACAGTGAGACTGAACATAGGGTGCGTTTCCTTTCTGCAGATGAATGAATTCAGTGGCAGTTGAAGACAATACGATGGCACAGGGTTTCAGACGCACAGGCGCTGGCACTGCCCCCGTCACCAGCGAGTGATGCCATGACCTCTGGCAGTGATTCAAAGGGGCTTTCCCCGGTGATGAGGTTGTCGAGGACTTCGTCCCTTAACAGATCCAGTGCCAGAGACATGCGGTCGCGATAATGCCAGCGTGGCACCTGTAACGGATGAAGATGACCAACCTGGCTTGAACGAATGGTCAGGCGCCGGGAATGAAAGGCGTGGCCAAGGGGCAAGGGCACGGTCTGCGCGCCGTACCAGCTCATTTCAATAATGCGCCCTTCCATACCGGCCAGGCTCAGGGCGGTTTCAAGACCTGCGGGCTGGCCACTGGCGTGGATAACCAGGTCATGGTCGTTATGCTCGCAATGGGTCTGAAAATCGAGCCCCAGGGATTCCGCCACAGCCTGGCGGCCGGGGTTGGTGTCCACAGCTTTGACGCGGGCGCCCGGTATCCGGCTGGCAAGCCATGCCACCAGCAGGCCGACAACCCCAAGGCCCACCACAGCAATTCGGTCCCCGATCCGGGGCGCGGCATCCCAAAGACCATTCACCGCCGTTTCCATATTTGCCGCCAGTACAGCCCGACCGGGCGGCAACCCTTCTGGCAGAGGCACAACGGCAGAGGCCGGCACACGATAGACCGTCTGGTGGGGAAACAGGCAAAACACGAACCGACCGTGCAGATCACCGGGGCCAGACGTTACCTGCCCGACATTGGCATACCCGTACTTGACCGGAAATGGAAACTCACCTTCCTGGAACGGTGCCCGCATGGTGTGGAACTCGGACTCCGGCACCTGATTGGTAAACACCAGCGCCTCGGTTCCGCGGCTGATGCCCGAATACAGCGCCTGTACTTCGACCGCGGGATTATCTGCGGTTACTGTAGACGGGGGATGATGGTCAAAGGTGGCCTCACGGATGGCCCCTTCCAGGGGACCGGTGACCCAGAATGCGTTTGTCATATCGTCTGTTTCCTTACAGCGCACGTAAGCAACTATAGTTCATAGAGAATGATGCATAGAAGAGCACATACGCAGAGGTTTGATGATGGATTCCCGAACCCGGACATTTCACCTGCCTGTCGCCGCAGATCTTGCCTGGGGCGCTGGCCTGACTGCCCTGCTGGTTGCGAGCGCCGGCATCGCGTTCCGAATGCCCCCGGGGTTCTATGGTATAGCGGCGTTGCTGTATCTGGCCATCGCTCTACCCATAATCCGTTACTGGCCTGCAGGGCGGGATTTCGGCTGGGCCAACCGTGCAACCCTCGTGCGTACCGCCATGATTGTGCTGTTGGTGAGCCTGGCGCCCTTTATCGCGGGCCTCGGGAACTGGTTGTGGCTTTACGGGTCCCTGTGTTTGCTGGCCTTGATCCTGGACGGGGTTGATGGCGCCATTGCCAGGGCCACCCAATCCACAACCACTTTTGGTGCCCGTTTCGACATGGAGCTGGATGCACTGTTTATCCTGGGGCTCTGTGTTGCCGTGCTAGTACTGGAAAAAGCCGGCATCTGGGTACTGGCACTGGGCTTGATGCGCTATGCCTTTGTGGCCGCCGGCCATTGGCTGGATTTCATGAACCAGCCACTGCCTGAAAGCTTTCGACGCAAAACCGTGTGTGTCTGGCAAGTGGTGACCCTGATGGTTGCCATACTGCCTGTCGCCTCCACGGCTTTTGCAACCTGGACACTCGCGACCGCTCTGGCGTTGCTGTGTTATTCGTTTCTTATTGATCTGCGCTGGCTTTATAAAACAGGGAGACAGCCATGAAAACCTTTCTTTCAACCGCGGTCATTTCCACCACTACGGCCGTCACTCTGGCGCTGGCCACTCCTGCGGCGCTGGCTGAACCGGAAACCTATGTGATTGATGACGAGCATTTCTCCATGGCTTTTGAAGTCATGCATATCGGTTACGCACCGGTGATGGGCATGTTCCGGGATGTGGAAGGCCAGTTTGAGTACGACGAGGAAAAGAAACAACTCACCTCCGGCAAGCTGACGTTCAAAAGCAAAAGCGTGTTTACCAACCACGACAAAAGGGACGACCACCTGCGCAAGGACGACTTTCTCAACAGCGGAAAGTTCCCCGATATCACCTTTGAAGTGACCGGGTTCGAAGCCACCGGAGACAACACCGGCATTGTCACCGGCGACCTCACACTGCTGGGCCAGACCCGATCTGTGGCCGTGGACGTCACCCTCAACGAATCCGCTGAATACCCCATCGGCCATGAAGACTACACCCTTGGCATGACGGCAGAAACCACCATCAAACGCAGCGAATGGGGTATGACCTACGGCATCGAGGACGACCTGGTGGGCGATCAAGTTCGCATGCGGTTTGGTCTGGAAGCGGTGCGGGATTCCGGCTGGCCCTGAAAGATGTGACAGGCATCACAGGCTGGACACATATTGTTACACAATCGGGGCAAATTTTTGCCAGAACCAAATTTGGCCCGTTATGTTAAGAGGACAACAATATAAAAAAATGCCACCAACAAGGATCGGATGATGCCACTGCGGGCTCTGTTGACCCTTACAGTCGTTGTATCCGGCGCTATCGGGCTGGGGTACCTGCTGGCGGCTGAAAACCCGGGCCGCTTCGCCTGGATAACCGGCGCCAACCATGCAGAACCGCTCCCCGACGCTTCCGACTCTCAAGTACCTGCCCTGGCCAACAGCTCATCTCCTCCCCCGAAACCGAAGCCACCTGATAATGCGGTTGGCTTCATGCTGGCCAGCGCTGCGAATCAGTACACTCAGAATATCCGCTATCCCGAGTATTCCATCCCGCTTTCGGAAGACCAGGCCCAGGCCTACAGGGGCAATCGGTTCGAACCGGTGGAGCTGCCCCTTGAAGGCGACGGACGATTTACCGTCACGCTTGAAAAGTATCGTTTTGTGCAGGACGAAGACATTCTTGTGGTGGCCACCATTACTGGTTCATCGGTGGTGTCCGACCGCCTGGAGGTCACACTGGAGTCCACGGAGTCCCGCCAACAGCACGCCAGCTCTTCACTAAAGAATGATTCGGGGGACAGCTATTACGAGGGTGTGATCAGTGCTGATGCAGAGCCGGGCGAATATCGCCTGATTGTCGAAGCCAGTGTCGACGGCAAGCCGGTGCGCCATGCTTCCACCCTGACTATAGAACCGGATCTTGGCGAATTCGATGGTTTGGGAAGCCCCCGCGTCAGCAACAATGACCTGGTGATACCGGTTCACTTTGACGCCAACGAGCCAGGCTTTTACGCCCTCGCCGCCCAGCTCTATCACAACGGCCGTGCAGTAGCGCAATTACAGGCGGAGAAGCGGCTGGATGGAACCACCGACACCCTGGAGCTGAAGGCCCATGGCTCGGTTCTGGCCAACCGGGAGATCACCGGCGAACTGGAACTGCGTAATCTGCAAATCCGCCGCCTGCCGGCCAGGCCCGGCGACCGCACGGATTACGGCTTTGGACCGGAGGAAGGCTACTCATTCTCGCCGCCGGACCTGGATGGGCTGACCGACAGCCCGGCGAGCGACCCCGAATCAGAGCAGCGTGCCGCCCTGCTTCAAAAATTGGCGGACAAGTTCTGATACAACAATAAAACAAAGACGGAGCTTCTATGAAAACAAGAAAGCAAAGTGCCTGTAAGACCGCTCTCGCGGTCGTCGTAGCCGGTGGCCTGTTTGCCGGTACCGCCCAGGCCCAGCTGGCCGGCCACAACGTGGTTCTGGTTCACGGGTTCCAGCAGGAAGACCTGGCCAACCCACCTGCCAACTTCGACGCAGTAAAGAGCGCCGGCGAGGACTACTGGCGAACCTTCTGGTTATCCCGTTCCGACGCCCGGATTGACTGGGGCAGCAATGGCCGGGTGGAAGGCAATATCGCTCAGCAGGCTTATGAGCAACTGCGGCAGATCAGCCAACAGGGCCTGTGCAACGACTACTGCATTGTGGTTTCCCATTCCACTGGTGACCTGGTCACCCGCTACCTACTGGAGAACCAGGCGCGCTGGCTTCAGGCCGAAGGGCTTCAGCCCCTGAGGATCCTGGCTGCCATTGACTACTCCGGTGCCGGCGGCGGAACCGAGCTGGCAGACCTGGCCATGAGTATTGCCTACAACGACAGCTGGTACAACTGGCCACTGAAACAGGCGGTCCGTGCCTTCACCGGCATCGAACCGGAGCCGGGCAAGCTGGGCGTGGTTAACGATCTGCAAACCAACGCCGCACGCAATTTGGCAGTGAGCCCCAACAATATTCCAAGGTTGCGGTTTGTGGCCGGTGGCTCCTCTTATGGGGGCATCACCAAACCATTCATTGCCGGCACGGACGATGGCGTGGTTCCCACCCACTCTGCCTGTGGCGCCACCACCGGTAACGGCATCGACTCGTGCACCTCCAACCTCAGCCTGGCGGGCAAGGTGTCCAGCCAGAACGGCCCGTCAGGCCTGTATTACAACCACTTCCCGATCCTGATGAACGAAGGCGTTTCCCACAGCGGTGTTCTGGGATCGGAAACCGGTAATATCTCGGTGCCAGTAGTGAACAATACAACCCTGAACGGGCTTCAGGTGGACTTCGCCAGCCGCACGTACAACAAGCGCGCCTGGTGGCAATGGTGGGGTTCCGGTGACCGCTACGTAGAGGTGCCCGGCTCTGACCAGACCGACATGTCGACGCTGGTCTACAACACGCTCAATAACTGATAGAAACAACCAAAGGGCTCACCCGCCCACAGGAGTATCAACCGGCTCACGGAAGAGCCATTTTCACCCTTCCATGATAAACTCCGCCGCTGTCCCGCTCATTGGCCGGGCCCAGTCGATCCTCTGCAAGGCGGTTGTGAATGCCTCTCTCGAACACCCATAAATCCGACCTGTTACTGGTTGTTGTTACCCTGATGGCCGCTATCAGCTGGATGTTTTCCAAGGAAGCGGTATTGCTGATGCCGCCACTGATGTTTATGGCCCTGCGATTCCTGTTGGCAGGCTCCGTGCTGGCGGCAATTGCCTGGCCATCGCTGAGAAGGCTGAGCCTGGACCAGGTCAAGCGGAGTGCCGGCGTGGGTCTGGTGTTCGGCGTAGCCATGAGCTGCTGGGTGATGGGGCTGTTTCACGCTACTCACGTTGGAGAAAGCGCCTTTCTGACCAGCCTGGGTGTGGTGATAGTACCGGTGCTTGCCCGGGTGATATTCCGGGAGGAGCAGCCCCTGAGTACCTGGTTTGCGATTCCGGTGGCTGTCAGTGGGCTGGCGCTGCTTTCGTTAAGGAACGGATTCAGGCCGGAAATCGGACAGTTATTCTTTGTGGGTGCGGCGTTTATTTTTGCGCTGTACTTCACGCTGAACACCCGGGCCGCCAATCAGCGCACGGTGGTCAATCGCAAAGGTAAGACCGTTGAAAAACACCGAGTGCCCGCCCTACCCCTGACCTCCATCGCTCTGCTCACTGTAGGCGCCGTCACATTGGTGGAATCCACCTTCCTTGAGCCCTGGACACCCACCCTGCAAAACTTCTCCGGCATGCTAGCCATGTGGGTCATCGCCAGTGCCGTGGTCGGCACTGCGGGGCGTTTTCTGCTGCAGACTTACGCCCAGAGCCTGTCCGTCCACAGCCATGGCGTGGTGATTCTGGTGCTGGAGCCGGTATGGGTTGCGCTCTTTGCTGCCGGCTGGTTCAGCGAAACCATGTCCGCTACTCAACTGGCGGGCTGCGGGCTGATCTTCCTGGCACTGTTGATCAATCGTTGGGGTGTAATCAGCAAGGCGGTAAGAGGCTGGACCAGAAAGCAGAAAACCGCCTGAAAGAGGTTGACCACGCCCATCGGAATCAGTATATTTCGTTCCCGTTGCAAAACACAGGACCATAGCTCAGTTGGTTAGAGCGCTGCCTTGACATGGCAGAGGTCGGCAGTTCAAATCTGCCTGGTCCTACCATTTTTCAGCAACTTACAAGCACCGAAAAAACCTTCCGCAATACTTCCGCAAAACGATTTACTTATACAGTGGTCCGTTTTGTTTTCAATATTCGGTAGTGTGTCGACTATCCGGATGATATGCAGAGTGTTGCAGGTTTAAGCCCTTCCCTCCCGGCCATACACGTAAAACCAGTCGCTTAACACCCCCCCCCAAAAGACGACCTCCTCGGCTTCGCAAAAGCACTTGCAGACGCCCCTTCAGCGGCTCCATTGAGCCAGCTTTCGATTGAATTGAAAGTCATCAAGCGCGTTCTCAACGGTAGACAACACCTGACCCCGGACGTAGAAAAATTTGCTGCTCAGGTCTCCTGGAGCATTCTCCATGGCGACATGACCGAAGAGGCTTATGGCTCACCTGAAAAAGCTCTACTGGAAGTGCTGACAGAAGTACCCTCAGCTGTAAGTTTTGAACACGCCGATGCACTAATGCAGGGGCTATCAAACCTATCACCGAAGAAGGTCGATGCTCTTCTGGGAGCCTGCCGCAACACGGCCGACTTCACCCCAGGTGGGCCATAACCATACCCAGAGAGATGCATGACGAGAGTGAGCATGGATAGACGAGCTTAGTACTTTCAACAGGTTCAACTATTGTTACAGCTGTTGCTCTACGTAGCCGAGCATGAGTCTTTCGCTCTCAAAGGGGGCACTGCCATAAACCTGTTTTTCCGAAATTTCCCTCGCTTATCCGTTGATATTGATCTGGTCTTCAGTGATACGGAAAAGGCTGCAGGTGTGCTATCTGAATCAATTTGGTTGTCATGGTCCGTTGGGCTTCCTCTAATTGTCGGCGGCATAATCGTAGCTCCTGACTTGCTTGTATTTCTATTTGGTAAGCCCTTTGCGGCCGCAGACACAGCCTTGAGGATATTGCTCGTCAGCACAGGAATCCTGTTTCTACAGGGGTCGATGAACGGAATATTCCTTGCACTAAATAAACTTAAAATGCAAACTTTATTTCTTGCCATTGCTGCATGTGCTAATCTGATACTAAATGCATTCCTCATAATCCCGCATGGGATAATGGGGGCAGCGCTGGCCACTGCTATATCGGAACTAATGTTTGTAATCTTTACAGCTGGTTTAGTCTGGAAACATAAATGGCTGCCAGGCTTGCCGATCCTAATTAAACCTGCTCTAGCAGGCTTTCTTATGTGTATATCGCTGTTGTATTTTATGACCGATTGGCATGTCTTATTAAGGATAATTGGCGGTGGAGTTGTGTACTTAACCTTTCTTGTTCTTTCTTGGGATATCCCGATTGAATATATCAGCAGCATAAAATCTGTAATAGGTAGACGTAAATGAATTCGCCAAACTTAAATAATCTGAGAGATAAAACAATAATAATCACAGGTGCCGACGGAATGCTTGGAAGGGCTTTCGAAGAATGCCTTGTGAACAAAGCACCGAGTGCTAATGTGTCTTGCTTTTCAAGATCTCGGTTAGATGTCACAGATAGGAACAGCGTACTGAATTTAACTTCACTTGACCCTGATATTATAATTCATTGTGCTGGCCTTACCAATGCCGACGAGTGCACCAGAAATCCTGATCTTGCATACAACGTCCACTATAAAGGGACTAAAAATATAATTGAGCTTGCGCAGAATAACTCTGCACTGGTTATATATCCCCAGTCTGTTTTTATTTTTGATGGACAGGAATTACCGGTTACAGAAAAAACAAAACCGTGCCCACCTTTCGTTTATGGAAAGGCCAAACTTATGGCAGAGCAAAGCCTGCTCGATGAACTGGAAAATGTATTAATCGTTCGAATGGCAGGTTTTTTTGGCGGGGATGATAAAGACAAAAACTTTGTAGGACAGTTTGTCAGATCACTAAGGGATATGAAAAAAGATGGAAGATGTGCGATTGAAGTAGGAGATCGTATATGGCAACCTACTTATACTCTAGATCTCGCGTTAAATACCCTGCTTTTAGCCGCATTGGACAAAAGAGGAATATACCATATGGGGGCATTGGGCGAAGCCACCTTTTATGAAGTAGCTTTAGCATGTATCGAATTCCTGGGATTAGAGAACGCAATAAAGTTGCTTCCCATCTCTTCAGCTGTTTTCGATGATAATGAAAATGCAAGACGACCAAAACGCATGGTAACAAGAAACGATAGATTGGATAGCGAGGGTATTAATTACCAGCGCCACTGGCGGGACGCTTTAAGAGAATATTTGGAAAGGCCATATTTTAAAAACCTCAAGACAAGCTCGAGAATCAATGATGACCAAAAATAAGATAAATAATCTGAATATTACTGATCCATGGGAAAACAGCATTCTGGGTCCCATGAATAGCAGGATAGTAATGTCAGCGATGACGCGAAGTGCAGCTCGAAATAATGTACCGACTTCCGAAATGGCAGAGTACTATTCAAGAAGAGCGAAACATGGTGTGGGTCTGATTATTACTGAGTCGACAGCAACAAGCTCCACTGCCGACGGGTTCCCAAATGCACCTAGAATAATAACAGAGAGTCAGATTACTGGTTGGAAAAAAGTTACGGATGCTGTGCATAAAGCTGGAGGGATAATCTTTTGTCAGCTTAATCATTGCGGACGAATATCTCATACAGACTATACAGATGGTCAGCAGCCTGTAAGCTCAACCGATCAACGTGCAAAAGGTATCAACAAGAGAAATAATCAACCCTATTCAAAACCAAAAAGGTTGTCCCAGATCGAACTCAAAGACGTCATCAACGAATTTAGAACGGCGGCAAGTAAATGTATGCTTGCTGGGTTTGATGGTGTTGAATTGCATATGGCCCACGGCTATCTTCCGGATCAGTTCCTGGATTCAAGAGTGAATGACAGAAATGACGAATATGGAGGGACAATTGAAGGGCGGTGTCGCTTCCCTCTAGAGCTCGCATCTGTAATACTTGAAGAGCTTGGAGAAAACAAGGTAATGGTCAGGATTTCGCCTTCTAGATGGATGGGAGGTGCGTATGATTGGCCAGACCTTGATGAAATGCTTGAATATTTATTGCCAAGTCTGGATAAAGCCGGCTTGCGTATGCTGGATATCAGTTGCGCAAATGCAAATTATTTTGATACCTCAGGGAGAGTTATAAGAAAAGCCAGACCTCTTTGGCCGCACTTACTTCTTGGTGGAGCATCTTTGTCTAAAGATGACGCACAAAATGAAGTCAATCAAGGTTTAGTTGATCTTGTTACCTATGGACGATTGTTGATATCGAATCCAGATCTGGTAGAAAAATTTAGGGCTCATGCAAATCTAGATGAGTATCACCCAAATATGTTAGATAGATTAGAATGAAAGAGTTTGAAAAAAAATTAGCCGGTTGTACTTTCATAGTAACCGGGGCAACTGGGTTTTTAGGAAGTGCATTCGTCAGAACGCTCCTAGAACACCAAGCTCACGTGATTGTGATATCAAGAAGGTCATCAGATCATTGGCGACTTAATAAATATAGAGATAAGTACCTAGTATTCACGACAGAACTCCGTGACATTTGTGATTTACACATAGATAAGCCTGGGCAAACTATTCTGGTGCATTTTTCTGCGTCTGGCGTCAATCAGCGAGATGATGATGTAGAACGAATGGTGCAAACAAATATAGTAGGAACTTATCATGTTCTAAATTTTGCAAATGAAAAAAAACTTAAACGAGTTGTTTTGATTGGTACTAGCGGGGAATACGGGTCTGGTTATGGATTGACCGAAACTGCACCATTACAACCAACTTCTGATTACGGCGCAACTAGAGCAAGCGCAACCCTTATCACCAAGAGCTATTGTGAGCGAAGAGGAATAGATTATACCATTCTCAGACCGTTTGCTGTGTATGGTCCATACGAAGCGCCCTACCGACTAATCCCGTATGCCATTACTCAGGCAATGAAGGGACATACTATAAACATATCTTCTGGCCAGCAAACAAGAGATTATATTTATATAGATGACGTTACAAGAGGAATAATTACGGCATGTCTTTCAGATAAGGCCTCTGGAAAAATATTCAATATCTGCACTGGTGTAGAAACAACTGTAAAACAAGCTGTCAGTCATGTCGTTTCTATTATGGGGGATAGGGTAGATATAAAAACAGGCGCTATTGACAACATTCCAGGGGAAATGTGGCGGACCACTGGAAATCCAGAATATGCATATGATGTATTAAACTGGAAAGCCAAATATAGTCTTGAAGAAGGATTGATTGAGACAATAAACTGGTTCGAAACTGTCGGATTAAAACTAAAGAATTATACATGATTATGGTCTAATATTATTTTCAGATCACAGTATTATCGTATGGCTGCATCAACAAGTGACCGAAATGAGAAGATCATTTACAGGCTTCATAGTTTAGTCAAAACTAAACTAATTCCTCTGATATTGCTTGTATAAGGTTAAGCGTTCCATGAAGGTTCACTTCGAGGCTGGCTGATAGGTGGCTGAAATCGGTAGTCCACGGCTGCCCCATTGAGCCGCCTCCTAAATGAACCACCACTTCCGGCTGTACCTGACGGACGGCCCGAGAGATTGAGTGTATCTCGGTCAAATCTCCCGTCCAGCAATGGATTCGCGATTTTATATCATCAAGACGCCACAGCGAATGTTGCGCACGCACCAGAATATGGACCTCACAACCCATGGATACCAGCCTGCTTCATCATAGTGAGGTAACAGGTTTTACAGCTACGGCGCTGGGAGGAATAGCTCCTTTCACAAACGCGGAGGTTCATCTAATATGAATAGGGTCGAGAAGGAATCATGAGATGCTGGTGTCGGCTGTGAGCACAGTCTGCAACGCGTGGAGACCAGCTGCGGTAAGCGACGACAGGATAAAAAGGATCATGAAGTTGGGAGTTAGCGCTTGGCGACTTAATGCCACTCGGTTTGGTGTGGCCCGCTACACCGATTACCTTGTCTCTGCAATGTCACGCCAACTTACCCCAAACGACAGCATCACCCTATTTGCCCCCACTCCAATCCTGCCGCAGATCAAAAGCCAAGGTGCGCCCATTTACGAACGCACGGTAGGGCCAAGGCTCACTAATGCACTCTGGGAAAACCTGATATTGCCTTTCAATTGCAGAGATATGGATGTCCTTTTCGGGCCGAGCTATACGCTCCCTATTTTTGGGTCCGGCAAGAAAGTCGTGTGTATCCACAGTGTCAATGAAGCTGAGAAAGGCCAGCATTCATTCTGGTACAACCTTACATACGGACTTAAATACCGGCTCAGCGCAAAAGTTGCCGATCGGGTCATTGTCAATTCACAGTCCAACAAAGATCGTGTCGTCAATCACTATGGAATTTCGCCAGACAAGGTCGACGTCATTTGGCTAGGCGTAGACGATAAATTCAAGCCCCTGGAAGATGATCAAGCGGATACTATTTTGAGGCATACCCGCGTCAGGTATATCGGCGAAGATCGACCTTATGTGCTTTTTGTCGGGACCATGTCAGCACGT
Above is a genomic segment from Marinobacter panjinensis containing:
- a CDS encoding SDR family oxidoreductase → MNSPNLNNLRDKTIIITGADGMLGRAFEECLVNKAPSANVSCFSRSRLDVTDRNSVLNLTSLDPDIIIHCAGLTNADECTRNPDLAYNVHYKGTKNIIELAQNNSALVIYPQSVFIFDGQELPVTEKTKPCPPFVYGKAKLMAEQSLLDELENVLIVRMAGFFGGDDKDKNFVGQFVRSLRDMKKDGRCAIEVGDRIWQPTYTLDLALNTLLLAALDKRGIYHMGALGEATFYEVALACIEFLGLENAIKLLPISSAVFDDNENARRPKRMVTRNDRLDSEGINYQRHWRDALREYLERPYFKNLKTSSRINDDQK
- a CDS encoding alkene reductase, producing MMTKNKINNLNITDPWENSILGPMNSRIVMSAMTRSAARNNVPTSEMAEYYSRRAKHGVGLIITESTATSSTADGFPNAPRIITESQITGWKKVTDAVHKAGGIIFCQLNHCGRISHTDYTDGQQPVSSTDQRAKGINKRNNQPYSKPKRLSQIELKDVINEFRTAASKCMLAGFDGVELHMAHGYLPDQFLDSRVNDRNDEYGGTIEGRCRFPLELASVILEELGENKVMVRISPSRWMGGAYDWPDLDEMLEYLLPSLDKAGLRMLDISCANANYFDTSGRVIRKARPLWPHLLLGGASLSKDDAQNEVNQGLVDLVTYGRLLISNPDLVEKFRAHANLDEYHPNMLDRLE
- a CDS encoding NAD-dependent epimerase/dehydratase family protein, which codes for MKEFEKKLAGCTFIVTGATGFLGSAFVRTLLEHQAHVIVISRRSSDHWRLNKYRDKYLVFTTELRDICDLHIDKPGQTILVHFSASGVNQRDDDVERMVQTNIVGTYHVLNFANEKKLKRVVLIGTSGEYGSGYGLTETAPLQPTSDYGATRASATLITKSYCERRGIDYTILRPFAVYGPYEAPYRLIPYAITQAMKGHTINISSGQQTRDYIYIDDVTRGIITACLSDKASGKIFNICTGVETTVKQAVSHVVSIMGDRVDIKTGAIDNIPGEMWRTTGNPEYAYDVLNWKAKYSLEEGLIETINWFETVGLKLKNYT
- a CDS encoding GDP-mannose 4,6-dehydratase, which produces MGCEVHILVRAQHSLWRLDDIKSRIHCWTGDLTEIHSISRAVRQVQPEVVVHLGGGSMGQPWTTDFSHLSASLEVNLHGTLNLIQAISEELV
- a CDS encoding glycosyltransferase family 4 protein, which translates into the protein MKLGVSAWRLNATRFGVARYTDYLVSAMSRQLTPNDSITLFAPTPILPQIKSQGAPIYERTVGPRLTNALWENLILPFNCRDMDVLFGPSYTLPIFGSGKKVVCIHSVNEAEKGQHSFWYNLTYGLKYRLSAKVADRVIVNSQSNKDRVVNHYGISPDKVDVIWLGVDDKFKPLEDDQADTILRHTRVRYIGEDRPYVLFVGTMSARRNIPTLIKAFAKAKKQQDLPHALFLVGQNKEGIPIGQLARDAGVEDSVVHFGGTFENHGGIIPIYNAADLFVMPANTEGFSLTLPEAMACGVPAITSASSSLGEVANGYAHTLDHIDEENLSAAIAEVLTDRQLHKKLKERGLERAKELRWDKCAKKTLAVLRQVAES